One segment of Phaeacidiphilus oryzae TH49 DNA contains the following:
- a CDS encoding IucA/IucC family protein — protein sequence MPQPVERSAELCRPAGLDAQAWRRASRRLLEKAIAEFCYEEILTPEPTGPTPAAARSPEASAAPSEGREAPSEGREGPEAREAPDAGYRIGPYEFRARRGAYRGWRIVPGSVRRDGEPATDPLALLLDLRDELGVAGDTAGHLVRELTATLLADVSLDLRCPSAKELADLDYAELEGHQTGHPWLVANKGRVGFSATDAERWAPEARRPAVLPWIAVHRSLADYRGVPGLPAERLYAEELGEEAAARFRAAITGRGRDPEEYLLLPVHPWQWDETIVPFFAPHLADDTIIPLGPDGETRLPQQSVRTFLNLGRPAGRTVKLPLSVLNTMVWRGLPTERTRSAPAVTAWVQGLRAADPYLRDECRVALLGETASVTVRHPLLESIPGVPYQYRELLGAIWREPLADHLEPGERARTLAALLQTDRTGRALTAELVARSGAGARAWTRALFGALLPPLLHFLYRYGTVFSPHGENAIVVFDERDLPVRLAVKDFVDDVNVSAVPLPELDGMPDEVARVLLREEPDYLCQFIHSGLLVGVFRYLAPLMEDQLGLPEDEFWTLLRDTVLAEQSRFPELRSRHRLFDLLTPRIDRLCLNRNRLLLDGYRDRATRPHVAAYGTVPNPLASPKG from the coding sequence GTGCCGCAGCCCGTTGAGCGCTCCGCCGAGCTGTGCCGCCCGGCGGGGCTGGACGCCCAGGCGTGGCGACGCGCCTCCCGCCGCCTCCTGGAGAAGGCCATCGCCGAGTTCTGCTACGAGGAGATCCTGACCCCCGAGCCGACCGGGCCCACCCCGGCCGCCGCCCGATCCCCGGAAGCCTCGGCGGCCCCTTCGGAGGGTCGGGAAGCCCCTTCGGAAGGCCGGGAAGGCCCGGAAGCCCGGGAAGCCCCGGACGCCGGGTACCGGATCGGCCCCTACGAGTTCCGCGCCCGTCGCGGGGCGTACCGCGGCTGGCGGATCGTCCCCGGCTCGGTCCGCCGGGACGGCGAACCGGCCACCGACCCGCTGGCGCTCCTCCTCGACCTGCGCGACGAGCTCGGCGTGGCCGGCGACACCGCCGGCCACCTGGTCCGCGAGCTCACCGCGACCCTCCTCGCCGACGTCTCGCTGGACCTCCGCTGCCCGAGCGCCAAGGAGCTCGCCGACCTCGACTACGCCGAACTCGAAGGACACCAGACCGGCCATCCCTGGCTGGTCGCCAACAAGGGCCGGGTCGGCTTCTCCGCGACGGACGCGGAGCGCTGGGCGCCGGAGGCCCGGCGCCCCGCCGTGCTGCCGTGGATCGCCGTCCACCGCTCCCTCGCCGACTACCGCGGCGTCCCCGGCCTCCCGGCCGAGCGGCTCTACGCCGAGGAGCTGGGGGAGGAGGCCGCCGCCCGCTTCCGCGCCGCCATCACGGGCCGCGGCCGGGACCCGGAGGAGTACCTGCTGCTCCCGGTGCACCCCTGGCAGTGGGACGAGACCATCGTGCCGTTCTTCGCGCCGCACCTCGCCGACGACACGATCATCCCGCTCGGCCCGGACGGCGAGACCAGGCTGCCGCAGCAGTCCGTCCGCACCTTCCTCAACCTCGGCCGGCCGGCGGGGCGCACCGTCAAGCTCCCGCTCTCCGTGCTCAACACCATGGTCTGGCGGGGCCTGCCCACCGAGCGCACCCGCTCGGCGCCGGCGGTCACCGCCTGGGTGCAGGGGCTGCGGGCCGCCGACCCCTATCTGCGCGACGAATGCCGGGTCGCGCTGCTCGGCGAGACCGCCTCGGTCACCGTCCGCCATCCGCTGCTGGAGTCGATCCCGGGGGTGCCGTACCAGTACCGGGAGCTGCTCGGCGCGATCTGGCGGGAGCCCCTCGCGGACCATCTGGAACCGGGGGAGCGGGCCCGCACGCTGGCCGCGCTGCTGCAGACCGACCGGACCGGCCGGGCGCTGACGGCGGAGCTGGTGGCCCGCTCCGGGGCCGGCGCCCGCGCCTGGACGCGCGCCCTCTTCGGCGCGCTGCTGCCGCCCCTGCTGCACTTCCTCTACCGCTACGGGACGGTGTTCTCCCCGCACGGCGAGAACGCCATCGTGGTCTTCGACGAACGGGACCTTCCGGTGCGGCTCGCGGTCAAGGACTTCGTCGACGACGTCAACGTCAGCGCGGTGCCGCTGCCGGAGCTCGACGGGATGCCGGACGAGGTGGCCCGGGTCCTGCTGCGCGAGGAACCGGACTACCTCTGCCAGTTCATCCACTCCGGACTCCTGGTCGGGGTCTTCCGCTATCTGGCGCCGCTGATGGAGGACCAACTCGGCCTGCCCGAGGACGAGTTCTGGACCCTCCTGCGGGACACCGTGCTGGCGGAGCAGTCCCGCTTCCCGGAGCTCCGCTCCCGGCACCGCCTCTTCGACCTCCTCACCCCGCGGATCGACCGGCTCTGCCTCAACCGCAACCGCCTCCTGCTGGACGGCTACCGCGACCGCGCCACCCGCCCCCATGTGGCCGCCTACGGGACCGTCCCCAACCCTCTCGCCTCCCCCAAGGGGTGA
- a CDS encoding lysine N(6)-hydroxylase/L-ornithine N(5)-oxygenase family protein, with protein sequence MSQPVSQPDSQPISPPRAAAEEPYDLLGIGIGPFNLSLAALADGERSLRTLFVERKPEFRWHPGLLVDGARMQVPFLADLVSLVDPTSPWSFLAYLRAHDRLFPFYFAERFHLSRREYDHYCRWVAERLPHCRFGTCVAAARWERAEDGEDLFAVDLRTAPAEGGGALPRTTTVRARNLVLGVGTEPVLPEAFAALDGHPRVWHAGEYRHRRAALADARDVTVVGSGQSGAEVFLDLLRERERAAESGLPAGGRTVRWLTRSAAIAPMEYSKLGLEHFTPDYTRYFHALPAAVRDELIARQGQLYKAASADTLAEIHDLLYERSVGGGPHTTEDVVISPGTAVLRARSAPYGGPLELRCRHRESEGDYTLRTDAVILATGYAARRPALLDPLADLIDWDDQGRYQVDLDHRVALRPDIGGGLYVQNAELHTHGVGTPDLGLGAHRAAVILNSVAGRTVHRLPARTAFTTFGPAAAAPDGSAPSPDRCQGKPDAEEPTRAAAR encoded by the coding sequence ATGTCCCAGCCGGTGTCGCAGCCCGACTCGCAGCCGATCTCCCCGCCCCGGGCGGCCGCCGAGGAGCCCTACGACCTGCTCGGCATCGGGATCGGCCCGTTCAACCTCTCGCTGGCCGCGCTGGCCGACGGCGAGCGCTCGCTGCGCACCCTCTTCGTCGAGCGGAAGCCCGAGTTCCGCTGGCACCCGGGGCTGCTGGTGGACGGCGCCAGGATGCAGGTCCCCTTCCTGGCCGACCTGGTCTCGCTGGTCGACCCGACCAGCCCGTGGTCCTTCCTCGCCTACCTCCGGGCGCACGACCGGTTGTTCCCGTTCTACTTCGCCGAGCGCTTCCATCTCTCCCGGCGGGAGTACGACCACTACTGCCGCTGGGTCGCCGAGCGGCTGCCGCACTGCCGCTTCGGCACCTGCGTGGCCGCCGCCCGCTGGGAGCGCGCCGAGGACGGCGAGGACCTCTTCGCCGTGGACCTCCGCACCGCCCCGGCCGAGGGCGGCGGGGCCCTGCCGAGGACGACCACGGTCCGGGCCCGCAACCTGGTGCTCGGCGTCGGCACCGAGCCGGTCCTGCCGGAGGCCTTCGCCGCCCTGGACGGCCACCCCCGGGTCTGGCACGCCGGCGAGTACCGGCACCGCAGGGCCGCGCTGGCGGACGCCCGGGACGTCACCGTGGTCGGCTCCGGGCAGTCCGGCGCCGAGGTCTTCCTCGACCTCCTCCGGGAGCGCGAGCGGGCCGCCGAGTCGGGGCTGCCGGCCGGCGGCCGCACCGTGCGCTGGCTGACCCGCTCCGCCGCGATCGCGCCGATGGAGTACTCCAAGCTCGGCCTGGAGCACTTCACCCCCGACTACACCCGCTACTTCCACGCCCTCCCGGCCGCCGTCAGGGACGAGCTGATCGCCCGCCAGGGCCAGCTCTACAAGGCGGCCAGCGCCGACACCCTGGCCGAGATCCACGACCTCCTCTACGAGCGCTCGGTCGGCGGCGGTCCGCACACCACCGAGGACGTGGTGATCTCGCCCGGCACGGCGGTGCTCCGGGCCCGCTCGGCGCCGTACGGCGGCCCCCTCGAACTCCGCTGCCGGCACCGGGAGTCCGAGGGCGACTACACCCTGCGGACCGACGCGGTGATCCTGGCCACCGGCTACGCGGCCCGCCGCCCCGCCCTGCTGGACCCCCTCGCCGACCTGATCGACTGGGACGACCAGGGGCGCTACCAGGTCGACCTGGACCACCGGGTGGCGCTGCGCCCGGACATCGGCGGCGGCCTGTACGTCCAGAACGCGGAGCTCCACACCCACGGCGTGGGCACTCCGGACCTGGGGCTCGGCGCCCACCGGGCGGCCGTGATCCTCAACTCCGTGGCCGGGCGCACCGTCCATCGTCTGCCGGCGCGCACCGCTTTCACCACCTTCGGCCCCGCAGCGGCCGCCCCCGACGGTTCCGCCCCCTCGCCCGACCGGTGCCAGGGAAAGCCCGACGCAGAGGAGCCCACCCGTGCCGCAGCCCGTTGA
- a CDS encoding GNAT family N-acetyltransferase, translated as MTPPQPPPHPGPRAADPHQPPPADGPAPRNTGMPVAGGGAAAETAPGEVDGGPGSRRLPGQARGGQRPVPASSQPVDLLDGVARWGAAGTPRGEFRLQPVRLERDLELIAGWMNDPVVSAFWELSGPAYLTEQHIASQLTCDGRSVPCLGLLNGAPMSYWEVYRADLDPIARHYPSRPHDTGIHLLIGPPEYRGRGLGGTLIRAVAELILRQRPRAQRVVAEPDVRNLPSVQAFARAGFRRAAVLDLPEKRAALMLRAR; from the coding sequence ATGACCCCGCCCCAGCCTCCGCCCCACCCCGGGCCCCGGGCAGCAGACCCTCACCAGCCGCCACCCGCAGACGGCCCCGCCCCACGGAACACGGGCATGCCCGTCGCCGGGGGTGGGGCGGCGGCGGAGACGGCGCCCGGGGAGGTGGACGGGGGCCCCGGGAGTCGGCGATTGCCCGGGCAGGCGCGGGGTGGGCAGCGGCCCGTGCCGGCCTCCTCGCAGCCGGTGGATCTGCTGGACGGCGTCGCCCGGTGGGGTGCGGCCGGCACCCCGCGCGGCGAGTTCCGGCTGCAGCCGGTGCGGCTCGAACGGGATCTGGAGCTGATCGCCGGATGGATGAACGATCCGGTGGTCTCCGCGTTCTGGGAGCTCTCCGGGCCCGCGTACCTCACCGAGCAGCACATCGCCTCCCAGCTCACCTGCGACGGCCGCAGCGTGCCCTGCCTGGGACTGCTGAACGGCGCCCCGATGAGCTACTGGGAGGTCTACCGCGCCGATCTCGACCCGATCGCCAGGCACTATCCGTCCCGTCCGCACGACACCGGGATCCACCTGCTGATCGGTCCGCCCGAGTACCGCGGCCGCGGCCTCGGCGGAACCCTGATCCGGGCCGTCGCCGAGCTGATCCTCCGTCAGCGTCCGCGCGCCCAGCGGGTGGTGGCCGAGCCCGACGTCCGCAATCTGCCCTCGGTCCAGGCCTTCGCCCGGGCGGGCTTCCGCCGGGCGGCCGTGCTTGACCTCCCGGAGAAGCGTGCCGCGCTGATGCTCCGGGCCCGCTGA
- a CDS encoding IucA/IucC family protein produces MNVPHQPIDPDGDPDADLLLHPDPAVAADAAGTEHLLRCWVREASVPQPRGGQPLVVELGGGLRLSAPVRYWSACGWHRFGAAELATADGATRRPADAVTVAALLARTAGAAPQPPGAAGGPGPGGEVAELTGRVADSVRRAARHLAERRARPEPPPGTSAFLDSEQALLLGHPLHPTPKSREGLGEAEAAAYSPELRGSFRPHWFSVDRSVVASDSALPQAADELLAGVYGDRPPEDGRALLPVHPWQAREVLLRPAVRDLLDRGVVRDLGPGGGAPWFPTSSLRTVHRPGDPFMLKLSLGLRITNSRRENLRKELERGVEISRLLDSGLGAEWRASEACAGADFTVVRDPAWLAVDVPGVQGLDVVLRDNAFGPHERAYCLAGLVAETPYWGVDGRPARSRLAALLQGLARRHGRAQRTVAVEWFARYLERLVLPILWLDGYAGIALEAHQQNTLVLLDADGWPAGGRYRDNQGYYYRASRAAELDARLPGIGRRSETFVEDPVVDERFAYYLGANHILGLIGAFGAQRLADEQVLLAVLRQFLSGAAVRSRSGLPQRLLEAPTLRCKANLLTRLRGLDELVGPVETQSVYVTVPNPVAAAGRSPAPGHPANATAGVRR; encoded by the coding sequence GTGAACGTCCCGCACCAGCCGATCGACCCGGACGGCGACCCGGACGCGGACCTCCTGCTGCACCCCGATCCGGCGGTCGCGGCGGACGCCGCCGGGACCGAGCACCTCCTGCGCTGCTGGGTCCGGGAGGCCTCGGTGCCGCAGCCGCGCGGCGGGCAGCCGCTGGTGGTGGAGCTCGGCGGCGGGCTGCGGCTCTCCGCGCCGGTCCGCTACTGGTCGGCCTGCGGCTGGCACCGGTTCGGCGCCGCGGAGCTGGCCACGGCCGACGGCGCCACCCGGCGCCCGGCCGACGCGGTGACCGTCGCCGCGCTGCTGGCCCGCACGGCGGGGGCGGCTCCGCAGCCGCCGGGCGCGGCCGGCGGCCCCGGCCCCGGGGGCGAGGTCGCCGAGCTCACCGGCCGGGTCGCGGACTCGGTCCGCCGGGCCGCCCGGCATCTCGCGGAGCGCAGGGCCCGGCCGGAACCGCCGCCGGGCACGAGCGCCTTCCTCGACTCCGAGCAGGCGCTGCTCCTCGGCCATCCGCTGCACCCCACCCCCAAGTCGCGGGAGGGCCTCGGCGAGGCGGAGGCGGCCGCGTACTCGCCGGAGCTGCGGGGCAGCTTCCGACCGCACTGGTTCTCGGTGGACCGCTCCGTGGTCGCCTCCGACTCGGCGCTGCCGCAGGCCGCAGACGAGCTGCTGGCCGGGGTGTACGGCGACCGGCCGCCCGAGGACGGGCGCGCGCTGCTGCCGGTGCATCCGTGGCAGGCCCGCGAGGTGTTGCTCCGCCCGGCCGTCCGCGACCTGCTGGACCGCGGTGTGGTGCGCGATCTCGGCCCGGGCGGGGGCGCCCCCTGGTTCCCCACCTCGTCGCTGCGGACCGTCCACCGGCCCGGCGACCCGTTCATGCTGAAGCTCTCGCTGGGGCTGCGGATCACCAACTCCCGCCGGGAGAACCTCCGCAAGGAGCTGGAGCGCGGGGTCGAGATCAGCCGGCTGCTCGACTCCGGCCTCGGCGCGGAGTGGCGGGCCTCCGAGGCCTGCGCGGGTGCCGACTTCACCGTCGTCCGTGACCCCGCCTGGCTGGCGGTGGACGTGCCCGGGGTGCAGGGGCTGGACGTGGTGCTGCGGGACAACGCCTTCGGCCCCCACGAACGGGCGTACTGCCTGGCCGGGTTGGTCGCCGAGACCCCGTACTGGGGCGTGGACGGCAGGCCCGCGCGCTCCCGGCTGGCGGCCCTGCTGCAGGGGCTGGCGCGGCGGCACGGGCGGGCCCAGCGGACCGTCGCGGTCGAGTGGTTCGCCCGCTACCTGGAGCGCCTGGTGCTGCCCATCCTCTGGCTGGACGGGTACGCGGGCATCGCCCTGGAGGCCCACCAGCAGAACACCCTGGTGCTGCTGGACGCGGACGGCTGGCCCGCCGGCGGCCGGTACCGGGACAACCAGGGGTACTACTACCGCGCCTCGCGGGCGGCGGAGCTGGACGCCCGGCTGCCCGGGATCGGGCGGCGCAGCGAGACCTTCGTCGAGGACCCGGTGGTGGACGAGCGCTTCGCCTACTACCTGGGCGCCAACCACATCCTCGGCCTGATCGGCGCGTTCGGGGCGCAGCGGCTGGCCGACGAGCAGGTGCTCCTCGCGGTGCTGCGGCAGTTCCTGTCCGGCGCGGCGGTGCGCAGCCGCTCAGGGCTGCCGCAGCGGCTGCTGGAGGCGCCGACCCTGCGCTGCAAGGCCAATCTGCTGACCCGGCTGCGCGGCCTGGACGAGCTGGTCGGCCCGGTCGAGACCCAGTCCGTCTACGTCACCGTGCCGAACCCGGTCGCCGCGGCCGGCCGATCGCCCGCGCCGGGCCACCCCGCGAACGCCACCGCCGGAGTCCGCCGATGA
- a CDS encoding pyridoxal phosphate-dependent decarboxylase family protein, with product MGQTGQTSHAGHAGLGGSSLPALVQEALAGLAEGRADRQGPVPAGGPEGVARALAPLLAPGALLPERPDPGALRTLTRALAATAADPAHPACSAHLHCPPLDVAVAAELAASALNQSLDSWDQAPGGTELEPAVLRELSRLVGFADPEGAGGVFTTGGTESNLMGLLLARDAVLTERYRVRRGEGIPAAAAGRLLVFCSAAAHFSFARAAAQLGLGSRAVRAVPTDAADRMIPAELERALTEAEAEGDVPICVAATAGTTDLGAVDPLPRIAEVARAHRVRLHVDAAYGGGALFSRRLSPLLNGLERADTVALDLHKLGWQPVAAGVFLARMAATLAPLEQRAAYLNPADDEEAGYTSLLGRSLRTTRRPDVFKLAVTLRSLGRAGLGAMVDRCHALACHAARRIAAEPRLELTAAPVLSTVVFRYLPSGADGREYRTPATPPSAAEAEAQARLTDRVNAELRRRLLAGGRAVVGRTERGSGPGAVRLKLTLLNPSTTEDELDALIGLVVRAGETAEHAQADAQESEITSSGTGTSARTTAGTSAGTTAGTSKGALR from the coding sequence GTGGGCCAGACCGGCCAGACCAGCCACGCCGGCCACGCCGGACTCGGCGGCTCCTCCCTCCCCGCGCTGGTCCAGGAGGCGCTGGCGGGCCTGGCCGAGGGCCGCGCGGACCGGCAGGGCCCCGTACCCGCCGGAGGGCCGGAGGGCGTCGCGCGCGCCCTCGCGCCGCTCCTCGCGCCCGGCGCGCTGCTGCCGGAACGCCCCGACCCGGGCGCCCTCCGCACCCTCACCCGTGCGCTGGCGGCCACCGCCGCCGACCCCGCCCATCCCGCCTGCTCGGCCCATCTCCACTGCCCGCCGCTGGACGTCGCGGTCGCCGCCGAGCTGGCCGCGAGCGCCCTCAACCAGTCGCTGGACTCCTGGGACCAGGCCCCCGGCGGCACCGAGCTGGAGCCCGCCGTGCTGCGCGAGCTGTCCCGGCTGGTCGGCTTCGCCGACCCGGAGGGCGCCGGCGGGGTGTTCACCACCGGCGGCACCGAGTCCAACCTGATGGGCCTGCTCCTCGCCCGGGACGCGGTGCTCACCGAGCGGTACCGGGTGCGGCGCGGGGAGGGCATCCCGGCAGCCGCCGCCGGGCGGCTGCTGGTGTTCTGCTCCGCCGCCGCGCACTTCTCCTTCGCCCGTGCCGCGGCCCAACTCGGCCTCGGCAGCCGGGCGGTGCGGGCGGTGCCGACGGACGCGGCGGACCGGATGATCCCGGCCGAGCTGGAGCGCGCCCTCACCGAGGCGGAGGCCGAGGGCGACGTACCGATCTGCGTGGCCGCCACCGCGGGCACCACCGACCTCGGGGCGGTGGACCCGCTGCCGAGGATCGCCGAGGTGGCCCGGGCGCACCGGGTCCGGCTGCATGTGGACGCCGCGTACGGCGGCGGCGCCCTCTTCTCCCGCCGGCTGTCCCCGCTGCTGAACGGTCTGGAGCGGGCCGACACCGTCGCGCTCGACCTCCACAAGCTCGGCTGGCAGCCGGTGGCCGCCGGGGTCTTCCTGGCCCGCATGGCCGCGACGCTGGCGCCGCTGGAGCAGCGGGCCGCGTATCTGAACCCGGCGGACGACGAGGAGGCCGGGTACACCTCGCTGCTCGGCCGCTCGCTGCGCACCACCCGGCGGCCGGACGTCTTCAAACTCGCCGTCACCCTGCGGTCGCTGGGCCGGGCCGGGCTCGGCGCGATGGTCGACCGCTGCCACGCCCTGGCCTGCCACGCGGCCCGGCGGATCGCCGCCGAGCCGCGTCTCGAACTGACCGCGGCGCCGGTGCTGAGCACGGTCGTCTTCCGCTATCTGCCGAGCGGTGCGGACGGCCGGGAGTACCGCACCCCGGCGACCCCGCCGAGCGCCGCCGAGGCCGAGGCCCAGGCCCGGCTGACGGACCGGGTCAACGCCGAACTGCGGCGGCGGCTGCTCGCCGGCGGGCGGGCCGTGGTCGGCAGGACCGAGCGCGGCAGCGGCCCCGGCGCGGTGCGGCTCAAGCTCACCCTGCTCAACCCGTCGACCACGGAGGACGAACTGGACGCGCTGATCGGCCTGGTGGTCCGGGCGGGTGAGACCGCCGAGCACGCGCAGGCGGACGCCCAGGAGAGCGAGATCACGAGCAGCGGCACCGGTACGAGCGCCCGCACGACTGCCGGTACGAGCGCCGGCACCACCGCCGGCACGAGCAAGGGAGCCCTTCGGTGA
- a CDS encoding diaminobutyrate--2-oxoglutarate transaminase family protein — MTIASILSRQAARESAARTYARTLPIVPVRARGMTVEGADGRRYLDCLSGAGTLALGHNHPAVVEVIRRVLDSEAPLHVLDLATPVKDEFTSELFASLPPAFADRDLRVQFCGPAGTDAVEAAIKLARTATGRHRLLAFTGAYHGMTEGALAVSGDVERRGTDAVTRLPYPYPYRCPLGLGEPEGARVGARWTESLLDDPRGGTGIPAAMLVEPVQGEGGVIPAPDSWLREMRRITEERGIPLIVDEVQTGVGRTGRMWAVEHSGVVPDAMVVSKAVGGSLPLAAVVYRSDLDLWQPGAHAGTFRGNQLAMAAGAATLRFVREQRLDERAADLGGRMLERLRELTRRHRCVGEARGRGLMLGLELVRPDADPDGLGARPPAPELARAVQREALRRGLIVETGGRDGCVVRLLPPLTMSEEQAEAVLERLDDALTAAAAGPPIPAPLGAGAVSTDWAGAGR, encoded by the coding sequence GTGACCATCGCGTCCATCCTGAGTCGCCAGGCCGCCCGCGAATCCGCGGCCAGGACCTACGCCCGCACCCTGCCGATCGTCCCGGTCCGCGCCCGCGGGATGACCGTGGAGGGCGCCGACGGCAGGCGCTACCTCGACTGCCTCTCCGGCGCCGGGACCCTCGCCCTCGGCCACAACCACCCGGCCGTCGTCGAGGTGATCCGCCGCGTACTGGACTCGGAGGCGCCGCTGCACGTGCTGGACCTGGCCACCCCGGTGAAGGACGAGTTCACCAGCGAGCTCTTCGCCTCCCTCCCGCCCGCCTTCGCCGACCGCGACCTCCGGGTCCAGTTCTGCGGCCCGGCCGGCACCGACGCCGTCGAGGCCGCGATCAAACTCGCCCGCACCGCCACCGGCAGGCACCGGCTGCTCGCCTTCACCGGCGCGTACCACGGCATGACCGAGGGGGCCCTGGCCGTCAGCGGCGACGTCGAGCGGCGCGGCACCGACGCGGTGACCCGGCTGCCGTATCCGTACCCGTACCGCTGCCCGCTCGGCCTGGGCGAGCCCGAGGGCGCGCGGGTCGGCGCGCGCTGGACGGAGTCGCTGCTGGACGACCCGCGCGGCGGTACCGGCATCCCCGCCGCGATGCTGGTCGAGCCGGTGCAGGGGGAGGGCGGGGTGATCCCGGCCCCGGACTCCTGGCTGCGCGAGATGCGGAGGATCACCGAGGAGCGCGGCATCCCGCTGATCGTGGACGAGGTGCAGACCGGCGTCGGGCGTACCGGCCGGATGTGGGCGGTCGAGCACAGCGGCGTGGTGCCGGACGCCATGGTCGTCTCCAAGGCGGTCGGCGGCAGCCTGCCGCTGGCCGCCGTGGTCTACCGGAGCGATTTGGACCTCTGGCAGCCCGGCGCCCATGCCGGAACGTTCCGCGGGAACCAGCTGGCGATGGCCGCCGGCGCGGCGACCCTGCGGTTCGTCCGCGAGCAGCGGCTGGACGAGCGGGCCGCCGACCTCGGCGGCCGGATGCTGGAGCGGCTGCGCGAGTTGACGCGGCGTCACCGCTGCGTGGGCGAGGCGCGCGGGCGGGGCCTGATGCTGGGCCTTGAGCTGGTGCGGCCGGACGCCGATCCGGACGGGCTGGGAGCCCGGCCGCCCGCGCCGGAGCTGGCCCGGGCGGTGCAGCGGGAGGCGCTGCGCCGCGGGCTGATCGTCGAGACCGGCGGCAGGGACGGCTGCGTGGTCCGCCTCCTTCCACCGCTCACCATGAGCGAGGAGCAGGCGGAGGCGGTGCTGGAACGACTCGACGACGCGCTGACCGCGGCCGCCGCAGGGCCGCCGATCCCCGCGCCGCTGGGCGCCGGCGCCGTGAGCACCGACTGGGCGGGGGCCGGACGATGA
- the hflX gene encoding GTPase HflX gives MTTSTRSTSDDRENRRRPADLRAEALMDEDLAGVDEAPRGSADGVYGGGYDGDQFDRTDRAALRRVAGLSTELEDVTEVEYRQLRLERVVLVGVWTEGTAEDAENSLAELAALAETAGSVVLDGVIQRRDRPDPATYIGSGKAEELREVVLSTGADTVVCDGELTPAQLIHLEDVVKVKVVDRTALILDIFAQHAKSREGKAQVSLAQMQYMLPRLRGWGQSLSRQMGGGGSGSSGGGMATRGPGETKIETDRRRIREKMAKLRREIAAMKTGRDTKRQERRRNAIPSVAIAGYTNAGKSSLLNRLTGAGVLVENALFATLDPTIRRATTPGGRVYTLADTVGFVRHLPHHLVEAFRSTMEEVADADLVLHVVDGAHPDPEAQLAAVREVFAEVGAGEVPEIVVINKADAADPLVIQRLLRREPHAVAVSARTGAGLDELLKLLEDEIPRPDIEVEALVPYTRGDLVSRAHAQGEVLGEDHRAEGTLLRARVREELAAELARYAVTPA, from the coding sequence ATGACGACTTCCACGCGATCCACGTCCGATGACCGTGAGAACCGCCGCCGCCCGGCGGACCTTCGGGCGGAAGCCCTGATGGATGAGGACCTCGCGGGAGTCGACGAGGCTCCGCGGGGTTCCGCCGACGGCGTGTACGGCGGCGGCTACGACGGCGACCAGTTCGACCGCACCGACCGCGCCGCGCTCCGCCGCGTCGCGGGCCTCTCCACCGAGCTCGAGGACGTCACCGAGGTCGAGTACCGCCAGCTGCGCCTGGAGCGCGTGGTGCTGGTCGGCGTCTGGACCGAGGGGACGGCCGAGGATGCGGAGAACTCCCTCGCCGAGCTGGCCGCGCTGGCCGAGACGGCCGGTTCGGTCGTCCTGGACGGGGTGATCCAGCGCCGCGACCGGCCCGACCCGGCGACCTACATCGGCTCCGGCAAGGCCGAGGAGCTGCGCGAGGTCGTCCTCTCCACCGGCGCCGACACGGTGGTCTGCGACGGCGAGCTGACGCCCGCCCAGCTGATCCACCTGGAGGACGTCGTCAAGGTGAAGGTCGTCGACCGGACGGCGCTGATCCTGGACATCTTCGCCCAGCACGCCAAGTCCCGTGAGGGCAAGGCGCAGGTCTCCCTCGCGCAGATGCAGTACATGCTGCCCCGGCTGCGCGGCTGGGGTCAGTCGCTCTCCCGGCAGATGGGTGGCGGTGGCTCCGGTTCCTCCGGCGGCGGGATGGCGACCCGCGGTCCCGGTGAGACCAAGATCGAGACCGACCGGCGCCGCATCCGCGAGAAGATGGCGAAGCTCCGCCGCGAGATCGCCGCGATGAAGACCGGCCGCGACACCAAGCGGCAGGAGCGGCGGCGGAACGCGATCCCGTCGGTGGCCATCGCCGGCTACACCAACGCGGGCAAGTCCTCGCTGCTCAACCGGCTCACCGGGGCCGGGGTGCTGGTGGAGAACGCGCTGTTCGCCACCCTGGACCCGACGATCCGCCGGGCCACCACGCCGGGCGGCCGGGTGTACACCCTGGCCGACACCGTCGGCTTCGTCCGGCACCTGCCGCACCACCTGGTGGAGGCCTTCCGCTCCACGATGGAGGAGGTCGCCGATGCGGACCTGGTGCTCCACGTGGTGGACGGCGCTCACCCGGACCCGGAGGCGCAGCTGGCCGCGGTGCGCGAGGTGTTCGCCGAGGTCGGCGCCGGTGAGGTGCCGGAGATCGTGGTGATCAACAAGGCCGACGCGGCCGACCCGCTGGTGATCCAGCGGCTGCTGCGCCGGGAGCCGCACGCGGTCGCCGTCTCGGCGCGCACCGGTGCGGGCCTCGACGAGCTGCTGAAGCTGCTCGAGGACGAGATCCCGCGGCCGGACATCGAGGTGGAGGCGCTGGTGCCGTACACCAGGGGCGACCTGGTCTCCCGGGCGCACGCCCAGGGCGAGGTCCTCGGCGAGGACCACCGCGCGGAGGGCACCCTGCTTCGCGCCCGCGTCCGCGAGGAGCTCGCCGCCGAGCTGGCCCGCTACGCGGTGACCCCGGCGTAA